One Manihot esculenta cultivar AM560-2 chromosome 6, M.esculenta_v8, whole genome shotgun sequence DNA segment encodes these proteins:
- the LOC110617809 gene encoding putative receptor protein kinase ZmPK1: MATPFILIVFFIIRSPSSASSSSSTFPTDSIILNQRSSLSVERPGHVLTSPNAIFTAGFYPVGDNAYSFAIWFTEPSCSNSCTVVWMANRDLPVNGRNSKLSLLKNGNLILTDAGKSVVWESNTFSLSSSYLQLYDTGNLVLITSRERVILWQSFDSPTDTLLPLQPLTRDSLLVSSRSLTNFSSGFYKLSFHDDNVLRLVYDGPEFSSAFWPDHGLLSWEAGRSSYNSTRIALLDTFGKFTSSDNFSFFSADYGQQLQRRFTLDFDGNLRLYSRENENGSWVISVQVFSQLCKIHGACGPNSVCKYVPSFGRKCSCLPGYKIKNPADLSLGCEPEIMVSSVETEATFIGLPNVEMYGYDFRRFENYSVKNCEKECLGRYDCKGFVFRFFYHNHPDNIPYCFLKLQLLNGQITPNLKGDFYLKVPKISPSKHWSAKELTLLCPAGAAKQLDRRYVKSYGKSSLKFLLGFVIATGIVEILSMVLVWLYFIKSRQMIAATSEEYFLAATGFRKFSYSELKEATRNFIEEIGRGATGIVYKGVLADQRVAAIKRLNNASQGEAEFLAEVSTVGKLNHMNLIEMWGYCADKKHRLLVYENMEKGSLAKNLSSIELDWEKRFKIALGTAKGLAYLHEECLEWVLHCDVKPQNILLDANYEPKVSDFGLSRLLSRGHELHNSSFSKIRGTRGYMAPEWIFNLPITSKVDVYSYGVVVLEIVTGRSPLMDGHDAENGCGAAENKRVVEWVRDKKLEASTSSCWVEEIIDPAIGLDYDRRKLEVLVGVALKCVEECKDARPTMSQVAEMLEKHENDH; the protein is encoded by the coding sequence ATGGCTACTCCTTTCATCTTGAttgttttctttattattagATCACCTTCATCTGCATCTTCTTCATCTTCAACTTTTCCTACGGATTCTATCATTTTAAACCAAAGATCATCTCTCTCCGTAGAGAGGCCAGGCCATGTTCTGACTTCACCTAATGCCATTTTCACTGCCGGCTTTTACCCAGTCGGGGATAATGCTTATTCCTTCGCTATATGGTTCACTGAACCCTCTTGTTCTAATAGTTGCACTGTAGTCTGGATGGCAAACCGAGATCTGCCCGTTAATGGAAGAAACTCAAAGCTGTCTCTGCTTAAAAATGGAAATCTCATACTGACAGATGCTGGTAAATCCGTTGTTTGGGAATCCaacactttctctctctcttcatcttatttacAGCTTTATGATACTGGAAATCTTGTTCTAATTACTAGTAGAGAGCGTGTCATTCTATGGCAAAGCTTTGATTCACCTACAGATACCCTTCTTCCACTACAACCGCTCACCAGAGACTCTCTTCTTGTTTCTTCAAGAAGCTTGACAAACTTTTCTTCTGGTTTCTACAAGCTATCTTTCCATGATGATAATGTTCTTCGTCTTGTTTATGATGGTCCTGAATTTTCAAGTGCTTTCTGGCCAGACCATGGGCTTTTGAGCTGGGAAGCAGGCAGATCATCTTACAACAGCACCAGAATTGCTTTACTCGACACCTTTGGTAAGTTTACTTCATCAGATAATTTCAGTTTCTTTTCTGCAGATTATGGACAGCAACTTCAGCGAAGATTTACCCTTGATTTTGATGGTAATCTTCGCTTGTATAGCagagagaatgaaaatgggAGTTGGGTAATTTCAGTGCAAGTCTTTTCTCAACTGTGCAAGATCCATGGAGCATGCGGACCTAATAGTGTGTGTAAATATGTCCCTAGCTTTGGTAGGAAATGTTCTTGCCTTCCaggatataaaattaaaaatcctgCTGATTTGTCTTTAGGCTGCGAACCAGAGATTATGGTTTCTAGTGTTGAGACCGAGGCTACCTTCATTGGATTACCTAACGTTGAAATGTACGGCTATGATTTTCGTCGGTTTGAAAATTATTCTGTGAAGAACTGTGAGAAAGAGTGCCTGGGAAGATATGATTGTAAAGGGTTTGTATTCAGATTCTTCTATCATAACCACCCTGACAATATTCCTTATTGTTTCCTAAAGTTGCAATTGCTAAATGGGCAGATTACGCCCAATTTGAAAGGAGATTTCTATTTGAAAGTGCCGAAAATCAGTCCTTCCAAACACTGGTCAGCTAAAGAGCTCACTCTACTTTGTCCTGCTGGAGCTGCTAAGCAGCTTGACAGAAGGTATGTTAAATCTTATGGAAAGAGCTCCTTAAAGTTCTTGCTTGGTTTTGTTATTGCAACTGGGATAGTTGAGATCCTCTCCATGGTTTTGGTGTGGCTTTATTTCATTAAAAGCCGGCAAATGATAGCTGCAACTTCTGAAGAATACTTTCTTGCTGCTACTGGCTTCAGAAAATTTAGCTACTCAGAACTTAAAGAAGCAACAAGAAATTTCATCGAAGAAATTGGTAGAGGAGCTACTGGAATAGTTTATAAAGGGGTATTAGCAGATCAAAGAGTTGCAGCAATCAAACGATTAAACAATGCAAGCCAAGGAGAAGCTGAATTTCTAGCAGAAGTAAGCACTGTTGGGAAGCTTAATCACATGAACTTAATAGAGATGTGGGGTTACTGTGCAGACAAAAAGCACAGGCTTTTGGTCTATGAGAATATGGAGAAAGGATCATTggctaaaaacctctcttccaTAGAACTTGATTGGGAAAAGAGGTTCAAAATCGCATTGGGCACTGCTAAAGGGCTAGCTTATTTGCATGAAGAATGCTTGGAGTGGGTTCTGCATTGTGACGTAAAGCCACAAAATATACTATTGGATGCTAACTATGAGCCTAAAGTATCAGATTTTGGTCTATCTCGGCTACTAAGCAGAGGTCACGAGCTTCACAATTCAAGCTTCTCAAAGATAAGAGGAACAAGAGGTTACATGGCTCCAGAGTGGATCTTTAATCTGCCCATCACCTCCAAAGTGGATGTCTACAGCTACGGGGTGGTTGTGTTAGAGATAGTGACCGGAAGGAGCCCATTAATGGATGGCCATGATGCTGAAAATGGTTGTGGAGCGGCGGAGAACAAAAGGGTAGTCGAATGGGTGAGGGACAAGAAACTTGAAGCTTCTACAAGTAGTTGCTGGGTTGAAGAGATCATAGATCCTGCCATCGGATTGGACTATGATAGAAGAAAATTGGAAGTTCTTGTTGGAGTGGCATTGAAATGCGTGGAGGAATGCAAAGATGCTAGGCCCACCATGAGCCAAGTGGCTGAGATGCTTGAAAAGCATGAAAATGATCATTAA